In Phreatobacter stygius, a genomic segment contains:
- the rpsD gene encoding 30S ribosomal protein S4: MSKRHAAKYKIDRRMGQNIWGRPKSPVNRREYGPGQHGQRRKSKLSDFGTQLKAKQKLKGYYGNISEKQFHATYTEAVRVKGDTGENLIGLLERRLDAVIYRAKFVPTVFAARQFVNHGHIKVNGRRVNIPSYKVKVGDVIEVKEASRQLILVLEAVQSGERDVPDYLSVDHGKMSATLARIPTLSEVPYAVQMEPSLVVEFYSR; the protein is encoded by the coding sequence ATGTCGAAGCGTCACGCCGCCAAGTATAAAATTGACCGCCGGATGGGCCAGAACATCTGGGGTCGTCCGAAGAGCCCGGTCAACCGCCGCGAATATGGCCCGGGCCAGCACGGCCAGCGCCGCAAGAGCAAGCTCTCGGACTTCGGCACCCAGCTGAAGGCCAAGCAGAAGCTCAAGGGCTATTACGGCAACATCTCCGAGAAGCAGTTCCACGCGACCTATACCGAGGCCGTGCGGGTGAAGGGCGATACCGGCGAGAACCTGATCGGCCTGCTCGAGCGCCGTCTCGACGCGGTGATCTACCGCGCCAAGTTCGTGCCGACCGTGTTCGCCGCCCGCCAGTTCGTCAACCACGGCCACATCAAGGTCAATGGTCGCCGCGTCAACATCCCGTCCTACAAGGTCAAGGTCGGCGATGTGATCGAGGTCAAGGAAGCCTCCCGCCAGCTCATCCTGGTGCTGGAAGCCGTCCAGTCCGGCGAGCGCGACGTTCCCGACTACCTGAGCGTCGACCACGGCAAGATGTCGGCCACGCTGGCGCGCATTCCGACCCTGTCGGAAGTGCCCTACGCGGTCCAGATGGAACCCTCGCTGGTCGTCGAGTTCTATTCGCGCTGA